The following are from one region of the Veillonella nakazawae genome:
- a CDS encoding YbjQ family protein → MIITTTMHIENKPVQEYKGIVFGEVVEGRNFVKDFMSGIRDIVGGRSGSYENSLMSARQAALDEMSQRASKMGANAVIGVSFQYSTVGAENGMLMVTCNGTAVVV, encoded by the coding sequence ATGATTATTACTACAACTATGCATATTGAAAATAAACCAGTTCAAGAGTATAAAGGTATCGTATTTGGTGAGGTCGTAGAAGGCCGTAACTTTGTGAAAGACTTTATGTCTGGCATTCGCGACATCGTTGGTGGCCGTAGTGGCAGCTATGAAAATTCTTTGATGAGTGCGCGCCAAGCAGCCCTTGATGAAATGTCTCAACGGGCTTCTAAAATGGGTGCTAATGCTGTTATCGGTGTATCCTTCCAATACAGTACAGTAGGTGCAGAAAATGGCATGCTCATGGTCACATGCAATGGTACAGCTGTTGTAGTGTAA
- a CDS encoding winged helix-turn-helix transcriptional regulator: MSKVDSINQECPMEIALNLLSGKWRLKILYYLLKGESIHFNQLQRLLGDITTKVLTAQLRTLEEAGIVSRIVYDESPIRVKYSMTDTGKTLIPLMTELCNWGKTYKKSRL, encoded by the coding sequence TTGTCGAAAGTAGATTCTATTAATCAAGAATGTCCTATGGAGATTGCTTTAAATCTATTAAGCGGTAAGTGGAGGTTAAAAATACTGTATTATTTACTAAAGGGAGAGTCAATTCACTTTAATCAATTACAACGATTATTAGGAGATATAACGACAAAAGTGTTGACGGCTCAATTACGTACACTAGAAGAAGCAGGTATTGTATCTAGAATTGTATATGATGAATCGCCAATTAGAGTTAAATATTCTATGACAGATACAGGTAAAACACTGATTCCACTTATGACCGAATTATGTAATTGGGGGAAGACATACAAAAAAAGCCGACTTTAA
- a CDS encoding amidohydrolase family protein, which produces MVIDSHEHVILPTENQIELMDQSKIDKAILFTTTPHPEQSHSLQELKQQISMLSSVLNGDINAKEKKRLYENNIKDLTTAMKYYPDRFLGFGNIPLGMTPFDIELWIDKQICRNHLMGLGEFTPSTIAQIQQIGDIMKIVCSNRIYPLWIHTFLPVTKEMIFSLVDLCKKFPTVPIIFGHLGGTNWMELIELAKTVPNIYLDLSAQFTSIATKMALLELPERCLFSSDAPYGDPFLYRQMIEYLSPSKTITNLVLGENIMELLTKLNLL; this is translated from the coding sequence ATGGTTATAGATAGTCACGAACACGTAATATTGCCAACCGAAAATCAAATAGAGTTGATGGATCAATCAAAAATTGATAAAGCTATTCTATTTACTACAACTCCTCATCCCGAACAGTCTCATTCTTTACAGGAATTAAAACAACAAATTTCTATGCTAAGTTCCGTGTTAAATGGAGATATAAATGCGAAAGAAAAGAAAAGACTATATGAAAATAATATAAAAGATTTAACCACAGCAATGAAATATTACCCTGATAGATTTCTAGGTTTTGGAAATATACCATTAGGTATGACACCATTCGATATAGAATTATGGATTGACAAACAAATATGTAGAAATCACTTAATGGGGCTTGGAGAATTTACACCTAGTACTATTGCTCAAATACAACAAATAGGGGACATTATGAAAATAGTATGCTCCAATAGAATATATCCCCTCTGGATACATACATTTCTACCAGTAACAAAAGAAATGATATTTTCACTTGTAGATTTATGTAAAAAATTCCCTACAGTGCCAATCATTTTTGGTCATTTAGGTGGTACTAATTGGATGGAATTAATTGAATTAGCAAAAACAGTACCTAATATATATTTAGATTTATCAGCACAATTTACATCTATAGCAACAAAAATGGCATTATTAGAACTGCCTGAAAGATGCTTATTTAGTTCTGATGCACCATATGGTGACCCCTTTCTCTATCGACAAATGATAGAATATCTAAGTCCATCAAAGACAATCACAAATCTAGTATTAGGAGAAAATATTATGGAATTGCTTACCAAATTAAATCTACTGTAA
- a CDS encoding transposase translates to MWNASNPKQIETNPAYDALLAANQKRLISAEGIQLRTNRSIQMEGTFGVLKGDFQFKRFNHHRKDNVHKILYILAMGFNLAKLHNRIQSGRINKILFEIKEVA, encoded by the coding sequence ATATGGAATGCATCTAATCCTAAACAAATTGAAACGAATCCAGCATATGATGCATTATTGGCAGCTAACCAAAAGCGATTAATAAGTGCCGAAGGCATACAATTACGGACTAATCGTTCCATACAAATGGAAGGTACCTTCGGTGTACTTAAAGGGGACTTTCAATTTAAACGATTTAACCATCACCGTAAAGATAATGTTCATAAAATACTCTATATTCTAGCAATGGGATTTAATCTTGCAAAATTACATAACAGAATACAATCTGGCCGAATTAACAAGATCTTATTCGAGATAAAAGAAGTAGCTTAA
- a CDS encoding efflux RND transporter permease subunit, with the protein MKQFNLAEWALKHKSIIYYFMAVLLTFGIFSYNHMGRMEDPDFTMRTMVVGVAWPGASPQEMSDQVTDKLEEKLRDLPGVDYTKSFTDGSKSVIYINLKENLPSDKIRPAWEEARNMINDEWKSLPQGVQGPTINDRFDDVYGIIYAISGDEFSYEEKRQQAEDLKRQLLSVPNVKKISLIGVQQQTLNVTINKDKLASYKISTQQLLTAIKQQSMMVPAGMITTDTNNVYLRVNGLFDSPQAVQDMPIRINNQTLRLGDMADVTMTYQDPSDPQFYYEGKPAIGIAISMDAGGNNVEFGEAIDKKLAELKKTIPAGLELDQVSNQPHIVKESIGDFSQSLFEAIAIVLLVSFASLGLRTGVVVALTIPVVVSTTFILMYESGIYLHKVSLGALILSLGLLVDDAIIVVEMMSVKLEEGWGHFRSATFAYQSTAFPMLSGTLITCAGFLPLALAQGMVAEFTKSLSIVVFMALILSWFASVLVSPVLGYKIIENKAPKPESEWTKRDHIMHNLNVTFYDKFERLLHWALGHHKVVLLITLGAFVLSLLSLPLIKQEFFPSSTRNEIIVSMQFPQSSSIEYTANQAKIIDEHLQGNEHISTFTSYIGQGSPRFVLTLEPELQRNNFLQYVIVTKSLEDRDKLYGELTSYLNEEFPSALVNAQFVQIGPPSKYPVMLRVSGPDQKVVKDIANQVKGKMQGDKDLHNIAFDWPDTEPVANVHIDPNKARLLGIDSYAVSLHLQSLLSGTKSGEYYEGNQTIPVTFRLGDNEQHNLSALSSLPIQTGNGSYVPLSQIATITMTQEDGIIWHRNMMPTISIHANVKAGVLGNAKTKEVYKSLQDIRDSLPTGYTIELDGAAEKSVTAVQNLVKPMPIMLFVIMTILMFQLKRIPLMIMALLTAPLGLIGVVLALNITRTPLGFMAILGIIALSGMIIRNSIILLDQIEIHKAEGQKPLEAIINSATLRFRPIMLTAIAAILGMIPLMGSVFWSPLAIAFSGGLLVATVLTLIVLPVMYATWYKVK; encoded by the coding sequence ATGAAACAATTTAACTTAGCCGAATGGGCCCTCAAACACAAGTCCATTATCTACTACTTCATGGCTGTGCTACTCACCTTTGGCATCTTCTCATATAACCACATGGGCCGTATGGAAGACCCAGACTTTACGATGCGCACCATGGTGGTCGGCGTTGCTTGGCCGGGGGCTTCCCCACAAGAAATGTCGGATCAAGTAACGGACAAATTAGAAGAAAAACTGCGCGATCTTCCGGGCGTGGATTATACAAAATCTTTCACAGATGGCAGCAAATCAGTTATTTATATTAATCTGAAAGAAAACCTACCATCTGATAAAATCCGTCCCGCTTGGGAAGAAGCGCGGAACATGATTAACGACGAATGGAAATCACTGCCGCAAGGCGTTCAAGGCCCTACCATCAACGATAGATTCGATGATGTATACGGCATTATCTACGCCATTAGCGGCGATGAATTCTCGTACGAAGAAAAGCGTCAACAAGCAGAAGACTTAAAACGTCAGTTGTTATCTGTTCCAAATGTAAAAAAAATCAGCCTCATTGGGGTGCAACAACAAACCCTTAATGTAACGATTAATAAGGATAAACTAGCATCCTATAAAATCAGTACTCAACAGCTTTTAACGGCTATTAAACAGCAAAGTATGATGGTTCCAGCTGGTATGATTACGACGGATACGAATAATGTGTATCTCCGCGTGAACGGCCTATTCGATAGTCCACAAGCCGTACAAGATATGCCAATTCGCATCAATAATCAAACCTTGCGCCTTGGCGACATGGCTGATGTGACCATGACATACCAAGATCCTAGTGATCCTCAATTCTACTATGAAGGCAAGCCAGCTATAGGTATTGCCATCTCCATGGATGCAGGTGGCAATAATGTGGAATTTGGTGAAGCTATCGATAAAAAGCTAGCAGAATTGAAGAAAACTATTCCTGCAGGCCTTGAACTCGATCAAGTATCAAATCAGCCACATATTGTTAAGGAATCCATTGGCGATTTCTCTCAATCTCTATTTGAAGCCATCGCCATCGTATTACTCGTAAGCTTTGCATCTCTTGGCTTACGTACAGGCGTTGTTGTAGCACTCACGATTCCAGTTGTTGTGTCTACGACCTTCATTTTGATGTATGAAAGCGGAATCTATTTGCACAAGGTTAGCCTTGGTGCTCTTATCTTGTCACTAGGCCTTCTCGTAGATGATGCCATCATCGTAGTAGAAATGATGAGCGTTAAGCTCGAAGAAGGTTGGGGTCACTTTAGATCTGCTACCTTCGCTTACCAATCAACAGCATTCCCTATGCTATCTGGTACGCTTATTACTTGCGCTGGATTCTTGCCATTAGCATTAGCGCAAGGTATGGTAGCAGAGTTTACAAAATCTCTATCCATCGTTGTATTTATGGCTCTCATCCTATCTTGGTTCGCCTCTGTTCTCGTCAGCCCTGTTCTCGGCTATAAAATCATAGAAAACAAGGCTCCAAAACCTGAATCCGAATGGACCAAACGAGACCATATCATGCACAATCTCAATGTTACATTCTATGATAAATTTGAAAGACTGTTACATTGGGCTTTAGGACATCATAAGGTAGTATTACTCATCACCTTAGGTGCCTTTGTATTATCCCTACTTTCACTACCATTGATTAAGCAGGAATTTTTCCCATCATCAACGCGTAATGAAATCATCGTATCCATGCAATTTCCTCAAAGTTCATCTATTGAATACACTGCAAATCAGGCAAAAATCATCGATGAACATTTACAAGGTAACGAACACATTTCGACCTTTACATCCTATATAGGACAAGGTTCTCCGCGTTTCGTTCTCACCTTGGAACCTGAGTTGCAACGAAATAACTTCTTGCAGTACGTTATCGTTACAAAATCCTTAGAGGATCGAGATAAACTCTATGGTGAATTAACTTCTTATTTAAATGAAGAATTTCCTTCAGCCCTCGTAAATGCTCAATTTGTACAAATTGGGCCACCATCTAAATATCCAGTGATGCTCCGCGTATCTGGACCTGATCAAAAGGTGGTAAAAGACATTGCCAACCAAGTGAAAGGCAAGATGCAAGGCGATAAGGATTTGCATAACATAGCCTTTGACTGGCCAGATACGGAACCAGTAGCTAATGTTCATATCGATCCTAACAAGGCTCGCCTACTCGGTATCGATAGCTATGCCGTATCCTTACACTTACAAAGTCTATTGTCGGGTACAAAATCTGGTGAATACTACGAAGGTAACCAAACAATTCCTGTGACATTCCGTTTAGGAGATAACGAACAACACAACTTAAGTGCTCTGTCCTCCTTACCTATTCAAACAGGCAATGGTTCCTATGTACCGCTTAGCCAAATTGCAACCATCACCATGACCCAAGAGGATGGTATTATTTGGCACCGAAATATGATGCCAACGATCAGCATTCACGCCAATGTAAAAGCCGGTGTTTTAGGCAATGCGAAAACAAAAGAGGTTTATAAATCCTTACAAGACATTCGCGATTCCTTGCCTACAGGCTATACCATTGAACTTGATGGGGCTGCTGAAAAGAGCGTAACAGCCGTACAAAATCTAGTAAAACCAATGCCAATTATGCTCTTTGTGATCATGACAATCCTCATGTTCCAATTAAAGCGTATTCCTCTCATGATTATGGCTTTGCTCACAGCGCCTCTCGGATTAATCGGTGTCGTATTAGCCCTTAATATTACGAGAACACCATTAGGTTTTATGGCTATTCTAGGTATCATCGCCCTTTCGGGTATGATTATCCGTAACTCCATTATCTTGTTAGACCAAATTGAAATCCACAAAGCAGAAGGACAAAAACCACTTGAAGCGATTATCAACTCCGCTACACTTCGTTTCCGTCCTATCATGCTCACCGCTATCGCAGCGATTTTAGGCATGATTCCTCTTATGGGATCTGTATTCTGGAGCCCACTTGCCATCGCCTTTAGCGGCGGCTTACTAGTGGCAACAGTTCTAACACTTATCGTATTACCAGTCATGTATGCAACATGGTATAAGGTTAAATAA
- a CDS encoding efflux RND transporter periplasmic adaptor subunit: MNQKVIATIGALLIGTAIISGCGSEKQSEDTSLKVRTITIGEESGTTSAGYAGTIHNKTETNLAFQIGGRVINKFVNVGDTVQAGQVIAQINGSDTSAQVQNAEGAVKAAQSAYELAETNAKRYRELYAQQAISKLQLDQAENQLNATSAQLQQAQASLNLSSNQNSYTNLTAPDTGIITAFNIEAGQVVAAGQSVGTLAAGHDPEAVIALPEQEMTKVHVGSPANITFWALPDVTVQGVVREISPVPDPVARTYTVKITLQNPPKEVQLGMTVNANLSTTDSTNISIPLTALVKDSNGNNAVYIIRDKKAHLVPIKTGEFGKNSVIVTSGLAKGDIVITAGTQQLQEGTAVSQ, translated from the coding sequence ATGAATCAAAAAGTCATAGCAACCATAGGAGCCCTCTTAATAGGGACCGCTATAATCAGTGGTTGTGGATCTGAAAAGCAATCTGAGGATACTAGCCTCAAGGTGCGCACCATCACCATCGGTGAAGAATCTGGTACTACTAGTGCTGGCTATGCAGGCACTATCCATAATAAAACAGAAACAAACTTAGCCTTTCAAATTGGGGGTCGCGTCATAAACAAATTTGTCAATGTCGGTGATACTGTACAAGCAGGCCAAGTAATTGCTCAAATTAATGGTTCAGATACATCAGCTCAAGTACAAAATGCTGAGGGTGCTGTGAAAGCTGCTCAATCTGCCTATGAATTAGCAGAAACCAATGCGAAACGATATCGCGAGCTCTATGCTCAACAAGCGATTAGTAAGTTGCAATTAGATCAAGCAGAAAACCAATTGAATGCCACATCTGCTCAATTACAACAAGCACAGGCCAGCCTCAACTTGAGTAGCAATCAAAATAGCTATACCAATTTAACGGCTCCTGATACAGGTATTATTACTGCTTTCAATATTGAAGCAGGCCAAGTCGTAGCAGCCGGTCAAAGCGTTGGCACCTTAGCGGCCGGTCACGACCCAGAAGCAGTCATTGCCCTTCCCGAACAAGAAATGACCAAGGTTCATGTGGGCAGCCCTGCCAATATTACATTCTGGGCTCTACCAGATGTAACTGTACAAGGTGTGGTGCGAGAAATTTCACCAGTTCCTGACCCTGTAGCGAGAACGTATACCGTAAAAATTACCTTACAAAATCCTCCAAAAGAGGTACAACTAGGCATGACGGTCAATGCTAATCTATCTACCACAGATAGCACCAATATTTCTATTCCATTGACGGCTCTTGTGAAAGATTCTAATGGCAATAATGCAGTGTATATTATCCGAGATAAGAAGGCTCATCTCGTTCCTATTAAGACTGGTGAGTTCGGTAAAAACTCCGTCATCGTTACATCTGGTTTGGCTAAGGGCGACATTGTCATCACCGCAGGTACTCAACAATTACAAGAAGGGACGGCGGTTAGTCAATGA
- a CDS encoding hemolysin family protein produces MDSDLTLDFIIIVVLIIANGLFSMTELAIVNAKKRKLEEMAEAGNERAKKAFELAENPNNMFSTIQIGITLVGILTGLYSGATFSGPLEEFLVANIPSIEPYAASISSLLIVAIITYLSLVIGELVPKRLALNSPESIAVVVAKPIYWLSVALKPIVSFLGVSTEFLLKLLGVTVKEEAPVTESEINKMLTEGVAMGAYEEEEPILVENIFHLADMNAGDIMTPRTQLKWIDLNSTEDEIMEVLKNANHYRIPVGTDSLDELKGLVTVSDVLVQIMQRPSERSIHDIIESCLKEPLLIPESITLMKLLNVLRTEGVHETIVLDEYGGFSGLVTLHDIMEEIVGLMPSGEEEIMEEENKIVEREDGSWLVDGLLDVDEFKEFFHIDEELPGEEKDLYKTMGGLLNVLFGRIPKELDKAKWNGYTFEVVDMDNTRIDKILVTYEEPIVVQETEEKE; encoded by the coding sequence ATGGACAGTGATCTGACCTTAGATTTTATAATTATCGTCGTATTAATCATCGCCAACGGCTTGTTCTCTATGACAGAGTTAGCCATCGTCAATGCAAAAAAACGTAAACTCGAAGAAATGGCCGAAGCAGGCAACGAGCGTGCAAAAAAAGCCTTTGAATTAGCAGAGAATCCAAATAATATGTTTTCTACTATTCAAATTGGTATTACCCTCGTTGGTATTTTAACTGGTTTGTATTCTGGTGCAACCTTCTCTGGTCCATTAGAAGAGTTTTTAGTAGCTAATATTCCAAGTATTGAGCCCTATGCAGCATCCATTAGCTCCTTACTCATCGTTGCTATTATCACCTATTTATCCCTCGTTATTGGCGAGCTCGTACCAAAACGTTTAGCCTTAAATAGTCCTGAAAGCATCGCCGTAGTAGTAGCAAAACCGATTTATTGGTTATCTGTAGCATTAAAACCTATCGTTAGCTTCCTCGGCGTTTCCACAGAATTCCTCTTAAAATTACTAGGCGTGACTGTGAAAGAAGAGGCTCCTGTTACAGAGTCTGAAATCAACAAGATGCTCACCGAAGGCGTTGCTATGGGTGCTTACGAAGAAGAGGAACCTATCCTCGTAGAAAATATCTTCCACCTAGCAGATATGAATGCTGGCGACATCATGACACCTCGTACACAGCTCAAATGGATTGATCTTAATAGCACAGAAGATGAAATTATGGAAGTCCTCAAAAATGCTAACCATTACCGCATTCCTGTAGGTACCGATTCCTTGGACGAACTAAAGGGTCTCGTAACTGTATCTGACGTATTGGTACAGATCATGCAACGTCCTAGCGAACGCTCTATTCATGATATTATTGAATCTTGTTTGAAAGAACCATTACTCATTCCAGAATCCATTACTCTCATGAAATTGTTGAATGTACTCCGTACAGAAGGCGTTCACGAAACAATCGTTCTCGACGAGTACGGTGGTTTCAGTGGTCTTGTAACCTTACATGATATCATGGAAGAAATCGTAGGTCTCATGCCTTCCGGTGAAGAAGAAATCATGGAAGAAGAGAATAAAATTGTCGAACGTGAAGACGGCTCCTGGCTTGTAGATGGCCTTCTCGACGTAGACGAATTTAAAGAATTCTTCCACATCGATGAAGAATTACCAGGCGAAGAAAAAGACTTGTACAAAACAATGGGCGGTCTATTAAACGTTCTCTTTGGCCGCATTCCAAAAGAATTAGACAAAGCAAAATGGAATGGCTATACCTTTGAAGTAGTAGATATGGATAACACCCGTATCGACAAAATTCTTGTAACCTATGAAGAACCTATCGTAGTACAAGAAACAGAAGAAAAAGAATAA
- a CDS encoding class I SAM-dependent methyltransferase, with translation MTSEQEWEQVLQIKTAGRDDSRSDTEHHPYEPTDYCVLERLANSGHIRKKHTLIDYGSGKGRVSIFMAYQTGCHSIGIEYDERLYEKALINDESPAARNRVSFVHGDAALYELPAQADRCFFFNPFALHTIKRVLGNIFDSLYHHPREIKLFFYYVNEEVENFLNNHVRLEQEEPIDCSDLFEESDEKERILVYSVNLF, from the coding sequence ATGACAAGTGAACAGGAATGGGAACAGGTTTTACAAATAAAAACAGCAGGCCGCGATGATAGTCGGTCAGATACGGAGCATCATCCGTATGAGCCGACCGATTATTGTGTCCTTGAGCGGTTGGCGAACAGCGGTCATATTCGCAAGAAACATACCCTTATCGACTATGGCAGTGGCAAGGGCCGTGTTAGCATTTTTATGGCTTACCAAACGGGCTGTCACTCCATCGGTATCGAATATGATGAACGATTGTATGAAAAGGCTCTTATCAATGATGAAAGCCCAGCAGCGCGCAATCGGGTAAGTTTTGTGCACGGTGATGCGGCGCTCTATGAATTACCAGCTCAAGCAGATCGATGCTTTTTCTTTAATCCCTTTGCACTCCATACGATTAAGCGCGTTCTAGGAAATATCTTTGATTCCCTATATCATCATCCGCGTGAAATCAAATTATTTTTCTACTACGTCAACGAAGAGGTAGAAAACTTCTTAAATAACCATGTGCGACTCGAACAAGAAGAACCTATCGATTGCAGCGATCTATTTGAAGAAAGCGATGAAAAGGAACGAATTTTAGTGTATTCAGTTAATTTATTTTAG
- a CDS encoding transcriptional regulator, with protein sequence MEIIDTALIERIRKALIKRYDRDQQIQQMIEEIGAEEGLNETELAIVYQAYLEVKERIYYTSSLVDLWNQIEEVQKRMSMLHTYDSLEEDLFGNVLGDDKEDIIIADKSYIGKGASHNNDVYAMEQVQLSDIPVQHDSTVGMNHIKLNELHSMGGLFTGSGESSQHEISDLDEDIVEHMDVNPLDGVESLEVHHLDEENPFDEENSVLLSETKDTETFHNNNDTSSKKDDINENDKSSIDPYTAVNALLFGKSGLDSDKANKKLEKLLKKQLKRVDDEWARINGTDDMSKKSKDLKKLKDDKKSKGDKKSKEDKKSKDGKKSKEDKKDKKHKKSKEDKHSKSEDKLKKKKDKAEKKLKVLNDKLKTVFLGDTFKKKDKKKDKKKDKKSKKDGSEKK encoded by the coding sequence GTGGAAATCATCGATACAGCATTGATTGAACGTATTCGCAAGGCCTTAATTAAACGATATGATCGAGATCAACAAATCCAACAAATGATTGAAGAAATTGGTGCCGAAGAGGGACTCAATGAAACTGAATTGGCTATCGTTTACCAAGCTTATTTAGAGGTTAAGGAACGCATATACTATACATCCTCTCTCGTTGATTTGTGGAATCAAATTGAAGAGGTTCAAAAACGGATGTCCATGTTGCATACCTATGATTCTCTTGAAGAGGATTTGTTTGGCAATGTGTTAGGCGACGATAAAGAGGATATCATCATTGCTGATAAATCTTATATTGGCAAGGGTGCTAGTCATAATAATGATGTATACGCTATGGAACAGGTCCAATTATCGGATATTCCTGTGCAGCATGATTCTACAGTGGGCATGAACCATATTAAATTGAACGAATTGCATTCTATGGGCGGTCTTTTTACAGGATCTGGTGAAAGCTCCCAACATGAGATATCGGACCTTGATGAAGACATTGTAGAGCATATGGATGTAAATCCACTAGATGGCGTTGAAAGTTTAGAAGTCCATCATTTAGATGAAGAAAATCCATTCGATGAAGAAAATTCTGTGTTGCTTTCAGAAACAAAAGATACAGAAACATTCCATAACAATAATGATACATCTAGTAAAAAAGATGATATAAATGAAAATGATAAGTCCTCTATTGATCCCTATACAGCGGTAAATGCTTTGTTATTCGGTAAGTCTGGTCTAGACTCTGATAAAGCCAATAAGAAGCTGGAAAAGCTTCTTAAAAAGCAATTAAAACGCGTAGATGATGAATGGGCGCGTATTAATGGGACTGACGATATGTCTAAAAAATCTAAGGATTTAAAAAAATTAAAAGACGATAAGAAATCTAAGGGTGACAAGAAATCCAAAGAGGATAAAAAGTCCAAAGATGGTAAAAAGTCTAAAGAGGATAAAAAGGACAAAAAACATAAAAAGTCTAAGGAAGACAAACATTCTAAATCCGAAGATAAGTTAAAGAAAAAGAAAGACAAGGCTGAAAAGAAGCTTAAAGTCTTAAATGACAAGTTAAAAACAGTCTTTTTAGGCGATACTTTCAAGAAAAAAGATAAGAAAAAAGACAAGAAAAAGGATAAAAAATCCAAAAAGGATGGATCCGAAAAAAAGTAG